In Accipiter gentilis chromosome 22, bAccGen1.1, whole genome shotgun sequence, the following are encoded in one genomic region:
- the LOC126049407 gene encoding galectin-related protein A-like isoform X2: MKLTVIGMVHSNPKSFSVTLLCDPVDTNKDVGLLFTVNFSDKSITRNARIAGKWGREEKTIPYFPFTAGDTFKMELLCEHQQIRVLLDGRQLCDFTHRIQPLNLVKALQISGDIKLTKVA, translated from the exons ATGAAGCTCACGGTCATAGGAATGGTACACTCCAACCCCAAGAG cttttcagtgacTCTGCTCTGTGATCCAGTGGATACAAACAAAGATGTTGGGCTGTTATTTACAGTTAACTTTAGTGACAAATCCATCACCCGAAATGCACGAATTGCTGGGAaatggggaagagaagagaagactaTTCCCTACTTCCCATTTACAGCAGGCGACACGTTTAAG ATGGAGCTCTTATGTGAACACCAGCAAATACGAGTCTTGCTTGATGGACGGCAGCTCTGTGACTTCACTCACCGCATTCAGCCCCTGAACCTGGTGAAAGCTTTGCAGATCTCAGGGGACATCAAGCTTACCAAAGTGGCTTGA
- the LOC126049407 gene encoding galectin-related protein A-like isoform X1, with the protein MTEERCPKVEQYVGEIKGGLRPAMKLTVIGMVHSNPKSFSVTLLCDPVDTNKDVGLLFTVNFSDKSITRNARIAGKWGREEKTIPYFPFTAGDTFKMELLCEHQQIRVLLDGRQLCDFTHRIQPLNLVKALQISGDIKLTKVA; encoded by the exons GTGGAGCAGTATGTTGGTGAAATTAAAGGTGGCCTGAGACCAGCCATGAAGCTCACGGTCATAGGAATGGTACACTCCAACCCCAAGAG cttttcagtgacTCTGCTCTGTGATCCAGTGGATACAAACAAAGATGTTGGGCTGTTATTTACAGTTAACTTTAGTGACAAATCCATCACCCGAAATGCACGAATTGCTGGGAaatggggaagagaagagaagactaTTCCCTACTTCCCATTTACAGCAGGCGACACGTTTAAG ATGGAGCTCTTATGTGAACACCAGCAAATACGAGTCTTGCTTGATGGACGGCAGCTCTGTGACTTCACTCACCGCATTCAGCCCCTGAACCTGGTGAAAGCTTTGCAGATCTCAGGGGACATCAAGCTTACCAAAGTGGCTTGA